One Gopherus flavomarginatus isolate rGopFla2 chromosome 13, rGopFla2.mat.asm, whole genome shotgun sequence DNA window includes the following coding sequences:
- the LOC127033873 gene encoding T-cell surface glycoprotein CD3 delta chain isoform X1, whose product MGRHGYLVSLIMVGFIIKGVVMQSSSPKVIKVETRGRDVVLTCGSTTTDWLKDGISILENSTELNLGAEANDPRGVYKCTDSDSVQVYFRMCQNCIELDAATISGIVIADVIATVFLAIAVYCITSQESGRHLRASDRQNLIANEQLYQPLGERDNEQYSRLGVTRTRK is encoded by the exons ATGGGGAGACATGGGTATCTGGTCAGTTTAATAATGGTCGGATTTATCATCAAAG gtGTGGTCATGCAGAGCTCTTCACCTAAAG TTATAAAGGTGGAAACACGTGGCCGTGACGTGGTCCTGACGTGCGGCTCAACTACAACAGACTGGCTGAAAGATGGAATTTCTATATTGGAAAACAGCACAGAGTTGAATTTGGGTGCAGAAGCGAACGACCCAAGAGGAGTTTATAAGTGCACTGATAGCGATTCTGTACAGGTGTATTTCCGAA TGTGCCAGAATTGCATTGAGCTGGATGCAGCCACCATCTCGGGGATTGTGATAGCTGATGTCATCGCCACGGTTTTCCTGGCAATCGCTGTGTACTGCATCACCAGCCAGGAGAGTGGCCGTCACTTACGAG CTTCTGACCGACAGAACCTGATCGCCAATGAGCAGCTCTACCAG CCCCTTGGTGAGCGGGACAATGAGCAGTACAGCCGCCTAGGAGTTACCAGGACCCGCAAATAA
- the LOC127033873 gene encoding T-cell surface glycoprotein CD3 delta chain isoform X2, translating to MGRHGYLVSLIMVGFIIKGVVMQSSSPKVIKVETRGRDVVLTCGSTTTDWLKDGISILENSTELNLGAEANDPRGVYKCTDSDSVQVYFRMCQNCIELDAATISGIVIADVIATVFLAIAVYCITSQESGRHLRAPW from the exons ATGGGGAGACATGGGTATCTGGTCAGTTTAATAATGGTCGGATTTATCATCAAAG gtGTGGTCATGCAGAGCTCTTCACCTAAAG TTATAAAGGTGGAAACACGTGGCCGTGACGTGGTCCTGACGTGCGGCTCAACTACAACAGACTGGCTGAAAGATGGAATTTCTATATTGGAAAACAGCACAGAGTTGAATTTGGGTGCAGAAGCGAACGACCCAAGAGGAGTTTATAAGTGCACTGATAGCGATTCTGTACAGGTGTATTTCCGAA TGTGCCAGAATTGCATTGAGCTGGATGCAGCCACCATCTCGGGGATTGTGATAGCTGATGTCATCGCCACGGTTTTCCTGGCAATCGCTGTGTACTGCATCACCAGCCAGGAGAGTGGCCGTCACTTACGAG CCCCTTGGTGA